CACGGCTGGGTATATTATTTTCTGGTTTTTTAACCGCATCGAGCTATTATGTGCTGCTTTGGTCTTAACAGGAGCTCTCATTCTCGATCGCACTCATTATATTGCTGGCAAGCAGAGCCGTAACGCAATTATCTTATCTTCCATACTTCTGACGATCGCTCTGATTTGCACCTATGCCTTGAGTCCCCAAATGAGTGCGCTGGGATTAAATCTCAATCTTTTTGAGCCTGTTGCTGAAGTTCCTGGCACGATGAATATGCTTCACGAAAGCTATTGGGCTCTCGATCTTGTCAAACTGATTGCTGGTGGTGCGATTCTCAGCCTGTGCTATCGGGAACGCTCGTAAGGTAGGGTGGGCAATGCCCACCATCCAGATTGAAACATTGTTGGGGTGGGCATTGCCCACCCTAAATTTTTTAATCGGACGAATCGGCTGCGGGCCAAAGCAAACGCACCGCCATAAAAGCAAAACCGATCGCTGCGATCGTCTTTACCAGACGGACAGGCAACAGAACAGATGCCCCTTCTCCTGCCAGTACGCCCAGAAAGCTAGTCAGCAGTAACGCCCCAGCCGTTCCGAAAAATACTGTGCGCGGAAATTTAGAACTGCCGCTGAGAGCGATCGCCGCCAGTTGGCTTTTGTCTCCCAACTCAGACAAAAATACCGTAATGAAACTTAATCCCAACAGATTCCAGTCGAGCATATTAAT
This is a stretch of genomic DNA from Aerosakkonema funiforme FACHB-1375. It encodes these proteins:
- a CDS encoding DUF4149 domain-containing protein, with translation MSAFSSVELKRPVWQTVVIFTLAFWLSATLILDLVIMPGMYAAGMMNQAGFATAGYIIFWFFNRIELLCAALVLTGALILDRTHYIAGKQSRNAIILSSILLTIALICTYALSPQMSALGLNLNLFEPVAEVPGTMNMLHESYWALDLVKLIAGGAILSLCYRERS
- a CDS encoding TMEM165/GDT1 family protein encodes the protein MLDWNLLGLSFITVFLSELGDKSQLAAIALSGSSKFPRTVFFGTAGALLLTSFLGVLAGEGASVLLPVRLVKTIAAIGFAFMAVRLLWPAADSSD